The sequence ATACTTTAAGCTTGAGTTGCCACTAGATTCGACCAGAGCTTACAATATAAGTTTAAACCCAGTCAATAAGGAACATCAACCAGTATGAATGCAATCCCAAATCTATATATAGGCACCTCAGGCTGGAGTTACCGTTGGAAAGAACTATTTTACCCACCAGAACTACCGTCTGCAGACTATTTGCCTTACTACGCCACGCGATTTAATGCCACAGAAATTAATAGTAGCTTCTACCACTTTACCATGGCTAAAACCATTGAGAAATGGCTACATAGTACCCCTTCTACATTTCGGTTTGCGGCAAAATTGCATCAGGAAATTACCCATAAACGCAAGTTTGTCAATTGCGCCCAACCATTGGAAAAGTTTATGTCAAGTTATCAGCTAATGGGTAACCGACTGGGGCCAGTACTGATTCAGCTTGCATCGAGTTTTCACTTTGATAAATCTTTAACTGAAGATTTTTTTGCCATGCTGAGGGAAAAATATCCTACTCAGCCCTTTGCACTGGAAGTTCGTCATAAATCATGGTTTGTGGAGGACTCCCTGGACTTGATGTGGGATAGAGGAATCAGCTTTGTTATTTCAAGTGGTGGTAAGCGGTTTCCAGGTCTTGAAGTTGCTACTACAAATACTATATATATGCGTTTACATGGAGACGAGGTGTTGTATTCCTCTTCGTATTCTGATGAGAAGTTGGAAAAATATGCCCTTATGATCAAGGATTGGTTATTGGATGGGAAAGAAATCTGGGTGTTTTTTAATAACACTATTCAGGGACATGCTATCACAGACTCCAAGAGATTATATGGCATGATAGAAGAGCTTGCCAGATAGTTAATAGCAAACTCCCTACTGATTTGTAGCTAATGGGAGAGAGAATTACTATTACAAAACAGTTACTCCTAGTATTTGAAGCAGATGTGCCTTAATATGTTGCCAATCCTGATCAATAATACTATAGGAAGCCGAATTCCTTTTTGTTCCATTGTCTCTGACCATATCATTCCGGATAATACCCTCAAACTGTCCTCCAATCTTCTCAATAGCTTTTCTCGACCTTGTGTTAGTTTCATCTGTCTTGATATGGACTCTTTGAATGTCCAGATGTTCAAAGCAATAGTGTAAGAGGAGAAATTTACACTCGGTATTAATGCTACTTCCCCAATAGTCTGGATGCATCCAGGTAAAGCCTATTTCCAGCTTTTTGTGTTTAGGCTGAATATCCATATCGTGTGCTTCCTATTATTTGCTCCTTATAGAAAATAGTAAAGGGAAATTGGCTTCCACTTTCTCTTTCTTCCAATGCTGCTGGTAAGGTGGCTTTAAACTTTTCAGGATTAGCGAGGTCAAAGGGATAAAATCGCCAGATTTTTTCCTCAGATGCGAGCTTTTCCAGAGCATCAAAATGAGCTTTGTCTAACGAAACGAGTTCTACCGTCTGGCCTTTCAATACCAGAGGCGCTTTTATAAGATTCATATTCTTTAATTAATGATCTGACTCAGAAGGAGGATACTATACCACTTCTAAATACTACTGTTGAAATACAACACATAAACCTACTATTCTAGAAGATCTTTCAAAACTATCTTACTAAAAATTAGTAGAATAGTTTATACATTTTTAGGTTACATTTCGTAGAACTAATTATTGGAAACTCACTACATGTCTCTATATCCTGTAAGTTACGTACACATGTTGCCTAAATGAATATAAATCTGGTTTACTGAAACTCATATCTACAATAAATAGTATTGTTTGTAGATACTACCAAAACGAGTTGTTCTTTCCCCATTCTAGAAGCTATTCTTCGTTCAGTAGAAAAGGAGATATATCCGGTTGTTTCGAGTTTAGTAGGCTCATACTTCGCTAGTAGTCAATCTGTTTGTTTTCTTTCTATAAGAGTAGATTACAGTGAAATGAACAACCTCGAAGGCTGAAAAGCAAAAGAAAAAGTAGGAATTATGTGAATTTAGAAATTCCTTACATTTTATTCTGTTTATACAGAAAGCGGTAACAGGATGAATAAGCTTTTTTTTTAGATAAAAACGAATTCTGACCAGATGAAAAAAGAGCATACATTTATAAATAGGTATTGGATTGATACTTTTGCTTAAAACTATTACACTCAATAGATACAATGCATTTCTGAAAAGATTACCGTCTCTCTTTGCTCTACTTTTGTCTTCTGCCAGATCGGGATAAAAGATCTGTTATAGTGTAGCTTCAGTCAACTAGTGGAAGGGTATGAAAAAAACAGTACTTGTTGTGGAAGATTTCGCAAGCATTCGCGACTTCGTTTGTGAGATATTAGAAAAGAAGGGGTATCATGCTATTAAAACAACAAATGGCAATGAGGCTCTGGAAGTACTTTCTCGTCAGGCAGAGGATATAAGCCTTGTACTATCAGACTATAACATGCCTGAATGTACTGGGATGGAACTCTTAAAAAAGATCAAAGCCAATCCTGCAACTTTCCCTATTCCTGTTGTCTTTTTAACCACAGAATCAGATCCGGTCAAAATGCGTACGGCAAAAGATGCCGGCTTGGCGGCCTGGGTTAGAAAACCTTATAAAGCAGATACCTTCTTTGCCCTACTTGAAAATCTTTCCAGATAATGGATAAGAATCAGCAGCGGTTTGTGGCAGATGCACTTGATCTGCTTAACGAACTAGATGAAGGACTAATGCAACTGGAGGCAACTCCCTTTGCGACTGCGCCTCTTGAACAGGTTTTTCGTACGATGCATACGCTGAAAGGTGGTGCCAATATGTTCGGTTTTGATAATATTGGTCAACTAGCCCATCAGTTGGAGACTATATATGATTTTGTTCGACAAGGTAAGTTACAGGTTACAGATCGCTTAATCAGCATTACGCTCAATTCATTTGACAAAGTCAGATCTTTGTTACAGGAAAAGGATTGGGCAAAAATCACTCATGTTGATGCCTTAAAGGAACAATATCAAACTTCACTTGGTTTTCTTCAACAGCTTCAGGCAGACTCTCTGACTCCTTTCTCTGCAGTACTATCCAATGAAGGAATAGCAACCTATCTGATCCAAGTAAAGCCTACCATTGCTATTACAGAAGACGGTACACATCCACTAGTATTTATAGTTCAGGATATTGCAGATCTGGGGCCAACGTCGATTCATCTGGCAAAAAAAGACAATGGAGAAGTAGACTACTGGAATATTTGTATTAGCACAACGGTTCCACAGCCTGAACTGGAAAGCTATTTTATTTTCGTAGAAGATGAATCTAAGGTTGTATTTAAACACATTGCGTTTGGGAATTTATTGGAGGATGAGAAATTTTGTATCTGTGTAGAGAAATACTATCAGCATGAACTAAATCTGGAAGAATTGACAGCTATGGCAGGTCAGGTTTCGTCTCAGACTCCTGCTGTTTCTTTAGACGAAACCGAAACTGAAAGTGCGGGTTCTACTCAAAAAGGGGATTCAGATACGATTATCAAAGTAAGCAAACGTAAAATTGATGATTTGCTTAATCTGGTTAGTGAACTGATCATCCTGCAGGCTCAACTTTCTACTATCAACTCCCAGCTGAATACCCATAGCTTAAATCATGTAACTGAACAACTTGAACAGGTCACCAATCGACTGAGAGATACATCTCTGGAGATTGGTCTTGTACCTATTGAAACATTGGTTACCCGCTTTAAACGTCTGGTACGGGATGTTGCCAAAACTTTGGGCAAGAAGATAAACTTCCTCTCTGAAGGCACAGAAACAGAGATGGATAAAGATGTGATTGAGGTAATGGCGGAGCCCATAATGCACATCATCCGAAACAGTATTGATCATGGAATTGAATCTGTAGAACAACGAAGAGCATTAGGTAAGTCAGAGTATGGTTCGGTTAAGTTAAAAGCATTTAACTCCGGCGGATTTATACATATCCATATCAGCGATGATGGAAAAGGGATTAATCCTGAACGTGTGTTACAGAAAGCCATTGAAAATGGATTGGTTCAGGCCCATGAATCATTATCAGAAGAGGAAATCCTCAAATTTATTTTTCATCCTGGCCTTTCTACTGCTACCCATGTTTCGGATATTTCCGGAAGGGGTGTAGGAATGGATGTAGTCAGACAAAAGATTACTGAATTGCGGGGTAGTATTGCGATTAAAAATACTATTGGACAGGGTGTCAGCTTTCAAATTAAACTCCCTCTCTCTCGCTCTATTATCGAAGGATTATTGGTCAAAGTTGCACAGACCCATTATATAATCCCACTGAACCTGGTTGAACAGATCAATCGACTTCCCTATGAATCATTGAATCGGAACAATCATCTCAATAAGACCATTCGGGTAAATGAAGAGCTATTACCCATTTTTTCCCTTTCCCGGCAGTTTCACCAGGATAGGATTCCACCCAAAACCGCAGATGTCATTACTATACTGGCTAATGGCAGGAAAAAAGGATTGGTCGTAGACCGTACCGAAGGCAAAATCCAGGCTGTATTAAAACCTCTGGGTGAGGCATATCGACAACTGGATTTTATTGCAGGCAGTTCCATTTTGGGCGATGGTAGCCTGGCCTTTGTACTGGATCCGGATCGCCTTTTCCAATTAGAATCTATCTAATTCTTACTACATATACACTAAGTACATATACCCATGGAGGCAAAAGCGTATCTGACGTTTGTGCTTGGCAATGAGAAATTTGCCATAAGCGTAGACCGTGTACAGGAAGTGGTTGAGTTTGAGAAGGTTACTAAAGTTCCGAATGCTCCTGACTATATGCTGGGCATTATTAATCTTAGGGGCCGACTGTTACCACTGCTTGACACCAAAATGAAGCTGGGTTTACCCAAAACAGAAATCACTCGTAAAAGCCGGATCATGGTTTTGCTGATCCCCGGTATTGATGAGAAACAAATGGAAATCGGTGCTCTGGTAGATCTTGCTAGAGAAGTAGTTGAAATACGAGAAGATGAAACACAGGCAGCGCCTGAATTTGAAAACTATTCGACCAATGCCCCTATCAGCAGAATACTTAATAAACAAGGTGAGGTAACTATGCTCATGGATATTGAAAAGGTTTTCTCTTCACAAGATCTTACCCTCTAGTCAGACTATTAGTCTGAAGCATTACATATTACAGTCAATAAATTTAGAAATCAACCAAATAGCAAAAATCCGTGCTGCATGGCAGCATTGTTAAACAGACGCAACTATGATACAAAATCTACCAATTCGAAGCAAACTGATTCTTGCCTTCTCCCTGCTGATCCTGCTTATGGGGGTCATATTGAGTATTTCCTTTTTCCGCCTGCGCGAAATGAATCAGCGCATGGAAGCCATTGCCGATATCACTACCCGCAAGTTACAGTTGATAGGCCTGCTGCAAAATGATGTTACCGAAATTTCACGTGATCAGAAGAAAATCATCTGGGAAACAGACGATCAGCAGATGAATGATATTTCAAGGGAAATAACTAAAAATTTTGAGACCATGAAAACAAACATGGCTGAACTGGAAAAAGTAAGTGAAGGGCAGGCTGATGAATATATCAAGCAGTTAGTAGGCAAAATAGATGAATATTCTAAAATATCAGATGATATTGTAACACTTGCCACCAAAAATACAGAAAACAAAGCCAGCTCTCTTTCTGCCAATGAAGGATATGCAGAATATTCAAAATCCTTAGCCATTCTGGAGGAACTTATTTCAATCCTGAATGCAAGTGGAACCAAGGAGCAAATTAATCAAGCTGGACAGGTTCGTGATATGTTAACCCGGCTAGTGGGACAGGAAAAAACAATCATTCTGGCTGAAACCAAAGCTGAACGGGAAGTTTTAGCAAAAGAAACCGCTTTAATTGAACAAAAGCATGATCTGGCTACAGCTCGACTGTCTACTTCCCTTACAGGTGAAGCTAAAATATTGCTGGATCGGTATATGCTGCAATTCTCTAGTTTTTATGATACACACTCAGAAGCCATTAGTTTGGGAAGAGAAAGTTCCAACGATGTAGCTGCTGAACTAGCTAACGGACTGGCCGAACAAAAAGACGATGAAATTGATCAGGTATTGGATCAGATTGTTGCCATTATCAATACACAATTGGAAGATGACCGTCAGGATACCGATGAAATGTATATCAGTACATTGCTGACGATGAGTATTTCTATTCTGGTTGCAGTGGGGATTGCTGTGTTCAGTGCAGTATGGTTAATCAAAGATATCACAGCTTCCCTGAAGGTAGCCATCAATGCTATTAAGACCCTGGCTGCCGGTGATTTCTCTGCAGATGTAAAAACAGATAAAAAAGACGAGATTGGGGCTATGCTGATAGAACTTCAACACATGATCGAAAAGCTCCGTAACAGTGTAGATGTAGCAAAACGTGTTTCCAAAGGAGATCTGACCATTGATTTCAAAGCACAGAAAAACCATGGTGGAGATCTGGATGAAGCATTGGAACAGATGGTGCACAATCTGCGCGAAATAGCGACTACTATTTATAACGGTGCAGAAAATGTAGCCTCTGCCAGCCAGCAGGTTGCTGCTACCTCACAACAGATGTCACAAGGTGCCCAGGAACAAGCCAGTGCTACAGAGGAAGTATCCTCTTCTATGGAACAGATGGTAGCCAATATTCAGCAGAACACAGATAATTCACGCGAAACTGAACGCATCTCAAATAAAGCAGCCAACGATATTCAGGTTAGCATGCAGGCTATATCCGAGTCAGTAGAAGCCATTACTCTGATTGCAGAAAAAATCTCTATCATTGAAGAAATCGCCTCCAAGACCGATCTTCTTGCGTTGAATGCAGCAGTAGAAGCGGCTCGTGCTGGGGAACATGGAAAAGGATTTGCTGTAGTAGCCGCGGAAGTGCGTAAACTGGCAGAAAGAAGCCAGAAAGCAGCCACAGAGATCAATGAAATTTCTGGCAGAACCATGAAAGTAGCCAGAGAATCCAAAGAACTGTTTGTCAACATGCTGCCTGATGTGAAAAAGACAGCCGAACTTGTACAGGAAATTGCAGCTGCCAGCATTGAGCAAAATACAGGTGCAGATCAAATTAACAGTGCTGTACAACAGCTTTCACAGGTTACACAAGGGAATGCCTCTGCGGCAGAAGAGATGTCTTCTAATGCTGAAGAACTCAACAGCCAGGCTGAAGAACTTAAAACGGCAGTTAGCTACTTTAAGTTGGGGAATGCTGCAACCTTTAGAATACAGAGCAAGCGAACTAAACATACAAAGAGTTCGCATTCTGAAGGTGTTTCTACCTACCATGTAGGAGAATCCAAAGGTTTTGACCTCAAATTCGATGAGGTATCTGACCAGGGCTTTGCAGAGTTCTAAGTTACTTCTTGTTTATTAGTCTTATCCTGACAACTGTATTCTATGCAGCTGTCAGGGTATCTATTTATTCAGATATCTATTGGATATGTAATTGCCAGATGCATATCTCTAGTCTCATTTTATAATGCATTTATAAAACAGATCATTTGTGTATTTACTACCCTTATGAGACACCCCCGTCTTTTTAAAAATATTGCATGTAGTGGCATAGTGCTTTTGCTATGTATACAGGTCATAGCTCAGCAAACGCCTCCCACTCGTATTTCCTGGGATAGATTCCTGAATACAGTCATGCAACATCCTGATATAGTAAAAGAAAAAGAGAAAGTTAATCTGACCCGACTGGATATTGATGTAGCTAAAATTAAACCCGATCCAGAACTGGAATTTGGGAATGTTTGTGGTGATATCAGTGGCATCAACATGGCTCAACAATGGTATGTAGGCGTTAATTATACGATAGAGACAGGAAACAAACGCAAATACCGAATACAATATGCCCGAAGTTCAGTTCAACTGGAAGAGGCTGAATTTGAGTTGTTTGTCCTTGATTTTGCCCGGTCTGCATTAAAACAGTACTATCAGTGCTGGGTGTTAGAGCAAAAAATCAATCAGTTAAAACATTATCATCATCTTTTGCCTCCCATAAAGCCCGGCTCAGTATCTGATAGCCTGTCACACCTCCGTCAGTTGATTATGCTTGAGCACGATAAACTAGCATTGGCAGATGCACAACATCAGTACGAAGAAGCCATCCAGGCATTACAAGGATTTGTAGATTACCTGTATCCGGATAGCATGGTTCTTCCGGAT is a genomic window of Xanthocytophaga agilis containing:
- a CDS encoding chemotaxis protein CheA; the encoded protein is MDKNQQRFVADALDLLNELDEGLMQLEATPFATAPLEQVFRTMHTLKGGANMFGFDNIGQLAHQLETIYDFVRQGKLQVTDRLISITLNSFDKVRSLLQEKDWAKITHVDALKEQYQTSLGFLQQLQADSLTPFSAVLSNEGIATYLIQVKPTIAITEDGTHPLVFIVQDIADLGPTSIHLAKKDNGEVDYWNICISTTVPQPELESYFIFVEDESKVVFKHIAFGNLLEDEKFCICVEKYYQHELNLEELTAMAGQVSSQTPAVSLDETETESAGSTQKGDSDTIIKVSKRKIDDLLNLVSELIILQAQLSTINSQLNTHSLNHVTEQLEQVTNRLRDTSLEIGLVPIETLVTRFKRLVRDVAKTLGKKINFLSEGTETEMDKDVIEVMAEPIMHIIRNSIDHGIESVEQRRALGKSEYGSVKLKAFNSGGFIHIHISDDGKGINPERVLQKAIENGLVQAHESLSEEEILKFIFHPGLSTATHVSDISGRGVGMDVVRQKITELRGSIAIKNTIGQGVSFQIKLPLSRSIIEGLLVKVAQTHYIIPLNLVEQINRLPYESLNRNNHLNKTIRVNEELLPIFSLSRQFHQDRIPPKTADVITILANGRKKGLVVDRTEGKIQAVLKPLGEAYRQLDFIAGSSILGDGSLAFVLDPDRLFQLESI
- a CDS encoding response regulator; translation: MKKTVLVVEDFASIRDFVCEILEKKGYHAIKTTNGNEALEVLSRQAEDISLVLSDYNMPECTGMELLKKIKANPATFPIPVVFLTTESDPVKMRTAKDAGLAAWVRKPYKADTFFALLENLSR
- a CDS encoding HAMP domain-containing methyl-accepting chemotaxis protein; translation: MIQNLPIRSKLILAFSLLILLMGVILSISFFRLREMNQRMEAIADITTRKLQLIGLLQNDVTEISRDQKKIIWETDDQQMNDISREITKNFETMKTNMAELEKVSEGQADEYIKQLVGKIDEYSKISDDIVTLATKNTENKASSLSANEGYAEYSKSLAILEELISILNASGTKEQINQAGQVRDMLTRLVGQEKTIILAETKAEREVLAKETALIEQKHDLATARLSTSLTGEAKILLDRYMLQFSSFYDTHSEAISLGRESSNDVAAELANGLAEQKDDEIDQVLDQIVAIINTQLEDDRQDTDEMYISTLLTMSISILVAVGIAVFSAVWLIKDITASLKVAINAIKTLAAGDFSADVKTDKKDEIGAMLIELQHMIEKLRNSVDVAKRVSKGDLTIDFKAQKNHGGDLDEALEQMVHNLREIATTIYNGAENVASASQQVAATSQQMSQGAQEQASATEEVSSSMEQMVANIQQNTDNSRETERISNKAANDIQVSMQAISESVEAITLIAEKISIIEEIASKTDLLALNAAVEAARAGEHGKGFAVVAAEVRKLAERSQKAATEINEISGRTMKVARESKELFVNMLPDVKKTAELVQEIAAASIEQNTGADQINSAVQQLSQVTQGNASAAEEMSSNAEELNSQAEELKTAVSYFKLGNAATFRIQSKRTKHTKSSHSEGVSTYHVGESKGFDLKFDEVSDQGFAEF
- a CDS encoding chemotaxis protein CheW; the encoded protein is MEAKAYLTFVLGNEKFAISVDRVQEVVEFEKVTKVPNAPDYMLGIINLRGRLLPLLDTKMKLGLPKTEITRKSRIMVLLIPGIDEKQMEIGALVDLAREVVEIREDETQAAPEFENYSTNAPISRILNKQGEVTMLMDIEKVFSSQDLTL
- a CDS encoding GNAT family protein — protein: MDIQPKHKKLEIGFTWMHPDYWGSSINTECKFLLLHYCFEHLDIQRVHIKTDETNTRSRKAIEKIGGQFEGIIRNDMVRDNGTKRNSASYSIIDQDWQHIKAHLLQILGVTVL
- a CDS encoding TolC family protein, whose protein sequence is MRHPRLFKNIACSGIVLLLCIQVIAQQTPPTRISWDRFLNTVMQHPDIVKEKEKVNLTRLDIDVAKIKPDPELEFGNVCGDISGINMAQQWYVGVNYTIETGNKRKYRIQYARSSVQLEEAEFELFVLDFARSALKQYYQCWVLEQKINQLKHYHHLLPPIKPGSVSDSLSHLRQLIMLEHDKLALADAQHQYEEAIQALQGFVDYLYPDSMVLPDTAINPEYIFSMNDVNQQYSIKNHAELKVKSMMEQMANDELLMTQHNRIPDISFSLGNNFIARATNPEAPSPAYNAITATLSVPLKFSNMNKSELKIIQYNKEAAMEELRNEWDEKEDELSDLQYQLRRLDTRIKHVKVLIEHQTSLVEKVGKINPLLLDEEYQRLKHYHQLYWESTEKLIGVHLDLSFMTGRYEKLIGSTVAGMPTD
- a CDS encoding DUF72 domain-containing protein, whose protein sequence is MNAIPNLYIGTSGWSYRWKELFYPPELPSADYLPYYATRFNATEINSSFYHFTMAKTIEKWLHSTPSTFRFAAKLHQEITHKRKFVNCAQPLEKFMSSYQLMGNRLGPVLIQLASSFHFDKSLTEDFFAMLREKYPTQPFALEVRHKSWFVEDSLDLMWDRGISFVISSGGKRFPGLEVATTNTIYMRLHGDEVLYSSSYSDEKLEKYALMIKDWLLDGKEIWVFFNNTIQGHAITDSKRLYGMIEELAR